The following are encoded in a window of Sphingobium sp. Z007 genomic DNA:
- a CDS encoding acyl-homoserine-lactone synthase codes for MEVIMVITGNGIEQALSDRVFRSMFEERKRVFVDLLGWDIPVLACRYEIDQFDDDEAVYIVITDDTGEHAGSARLLQTDRPHILDTIFPNLCDGVPPTGPNVREITRFCLARRLKARERLATRNRLVSALVEYALSNGILTYTGVAEWAWFQQILAFGWECLPLGLLDNSDPRGLSAMQINIGPDTPNLLSQSGVFAQIHLMDLDRAAA; via the coding sequence ATGGAGGTGATCATGGTTATTACAGGAAATGGGATTGAACAGGCGCTGAGCGACCGCGTATTCAGATCGATGTTTGAAGAGCGTAAGCGTGTGTTCGTTGATCTACTTGGCTGGGACATTCCCGTTCTGGCCTGTCGCTACGAGATCGATCAATTCGATGATGATGAAGCCGTCTATATCGTCATCACCGATGACACCGGCGAGCATGCCGGGTCCGCCCGTCTGCTCCAGACCGACCGGCCGCACATCCTCGACACTATCTTCCCCAATCTGTGCGATGGCGTACCGCCAACGGGTCCGAATGTTCGCGAAATAACCCGCTTCTGCTTGGCGCGCCGCCTGAAGGCTCGCGAGCGGCTCGCCACCCGCAATCGCCTCGTCTCTGCCTTGGTCGAATACGCCCTTAGCAATGGTATCCTGACCTATACCGGCGTTGCCGAATGGGCTTGGTTCCAACAGATCCTCGCGTTCGGATGGGAATGCCTTCCGCTTGGATTGCTGGACAACAGCGATCCACGCGGCCTGTCGGCCATGCAGATCAATATTGGCCCGGATACCCCCAACCTCCTGAGTCAATCCGGCGTCTTCGCGCAGATCCATCTGATGGATCTTGATCGCGCCGCAGCATGA
- a CDS encoding TrbC/VirB2 family protein, translating to MTALANNSKMWLTPRRRTFAQYLALFIAVIAVSLLLTDPAHAQAADGVTSMAENIKTWLTGTFAKTIAVIAVVIVGFMFFTGRASLGLLVTVIVGIFIVFSAQWIVDTITGGA from the coding sequence ATGACTGCCTTAGCGAACAATTCCAAGATGTGGTTGACGCCGCGGAGGCGTACTTTCGCGCAATATCTGGCACTGTTTATTGCGGTCATTGCGGTGTCGCTCCTGCTCACCGATCCGGCCCATGCCCAAGCGGCCGACGGCGTCACGTCGATGGCCGAGAATATCAAGACCTGGCTGACCGGTACTTTTGCGAAAACGATCGCGGTGATCGCGGTCGTCATCGTGGGTTTCATGTTCTTCACCGGGCGGGCAAGCCTGGGGCTCCTGGTCACCGTCATCGTCGGCATCTTCATCGTGTTCAGCGCACAGTGGATCGTCGATACCATCACTGGCGGCGCGTGA
- a CDS encoding phytanoyl-CoA dioxygenase family protein: MATKPLPVGEIEAHGSIYETLMREGFCVLQDIMPPDIVQLLARDLAPHFEATPFCEGGFYGSRTKRFGSLLKRSNHVSAFIQHPQIMAIAQAVLSPWCDTIQLNLAQALELHPGALPQFPHRDQDMWRGQTGEVEYLLNVMWPFTEYRHDNGTTLIWPRSHAANALTPEPPEDPVAVECSPGSAIIFLGSTLHGAGGNQSPGVRQGMIVSYCLGWLKPYENQWLVYPPEVARTFSPDLAALVGYQQHRPNLGNYEGRCPSLLLGEERSEHLGAIDALRPDQTAALEEFVEEQRRVRAASSEN, translated from the coding sequence ATGGCTACCAAGCCGCTACCTGTAGGCGAGATCGAGGCCCACGGGTCAATTTACGAAACACTCATGCGCGAAGGCTTCTGCGTGCTTCAAGACATCATGCCCCCCGATATTGTCCAGTTGCTGGCGAGAGATCTGGCTCCGCACTTCGAGGCAACGCCGTTTTGCGAAGGTGGATTCTACGGCAGCCGTACCAAGAGGTTCGGCAGTCTGCTCAAACGATCGAACCATGTGTCGGCGTTCATCCAGCATCCCCAGATCATGGCGATCGCGCAAGCTGTGCTCAGTCCGTGGTGCGACACAATCCAGCTCAATCTCGCTCAAGCTCTCGAGCTGCATCCCGGCGCACTGCCGCAATTTCCCCACCGCGATCAGGATATGTGGCGGGGCCAAACTGGCGAGGTCGAATATCTCCTTAACGTCATGTGGCCGTTCACCGAATATCGGCATGACAATGGCACGACCCTGATCTGGCCGCGCAGCCACGCCGCAAATGCGCTTACACCTGAACCTCCCGAGGATCCCGTGGCCGTGGAATGCAGTCCAGGATCTGCGATCATCTTCCTAGGCTCGACCCTTCATGGTGCTGGCGGCAACCAGTCGCCGGGTGTGCGTCAAGGCATGATCGTGAGCTATTGCCTCGGATGGCTGAAACCATATGAAAACCAGTGGTTGGTCTATCCACCCGAGGTAGCACGGACGTTCTCTCCAGATTTGGCCGCTTTGGTCGGATACCAGCAGCATCGGCCCAATTTGGGGAACTACGAGGGGCGATGCCCATCTCTTCTGCTGGGCGAGGAACGCTCCGAGCATCTCGGCGCGATCGATGCCTTACGTCCAGATCAAACGGCAGCACTTGAGGAATTTGTTGAAGAACAACGCCGGGTCCGAGCCGCATCGAGCGAAAACTGA
- a CDS encoding VirB4 family type IV secretion/conjugal transfer ATPase, with protein sequence MASRANSLGGAAARTPWRILKNEADPARYLPYARHIDDNIIALDGRDLMMMFKLDGLAFETADPIHLNDWHEKLNGTLRNIADDRLAIWTHIVRRPITDYPEGKFRSAFAADLDAKYRARVTAKRMFVNELYLTLIMRPSVGSADRTGVLLRRLASARKEGAEVDEDELARFEDKARDIEKLLARCRPRRLHLYEHNGLMFSQPLEVLELVMMGRAGRVPLVRGHLGSAIYGERVIFGRETVEVRAHDTSRFVGLFGIREYPAMTRPGQMNALLSQDFAFVVTQSFAFMGKARASERLRRRQNQMASTEDAAASQALELADAADDLQSNRFVLGEHHFSLAVFGENQKRLAENLSTARAALADAGLVAAREGPALEAAFWSQLPGNFAWRARPAAITSRNFAALSPFHTFPAGKPDGNHWGAAIALMKTAAQSPFYFNFHVNDLGHTLIIGPSGGGKTVVQNFLMAQLEKTGAQQIFIDKDRGAEIYVRSSGGTYLALRNGVPTGFAPLRALEQTPGNIVFLGRLIRHLVTPSGIQLGVTQERMIDEGILSIGRLPPEERSILALRQLLGQRDPEGIGARLEKWSRGGALGWVFDNDRDELTLEARFIGFDMTDFLDNPEIRTPLMMYMFHRIDALLDGRRLVIDIDEFWKALGDDAFRAFAQDGLKTYRKQNAFLVFGTQSPADALRSDISHSIMEQVATKILLPNPHGREVDYIDGLGLTRAEFKLIRNDLIPESRRFLVKQGHDSIVVELDLGGLSDELAVLSGTTETVGILDQVRREHGDDPSHWLPVFHERRRATTRRKG encoded by the coding sequence ATGGCTAGCCGGGCCAACTCGTTGGGCGGCGCTGCCGCGCGGACGCCGTGGCGGATCCTCAAGAATGAGGCGGACCCCGCGCGCTATCTCCCCTATGCGCGTCATATCGACGACAACATCATTGCGCTCGACGGGCGCGACCTCATGATGATGTTCAAGCTCGACGGCCTTGCATTCGAGACGGCCGACCCAATCCATCTCAACGACTGGCACGAAAAGCTCAACGGCACGTTGCGCAATATCGCCGACGACCGTCTGGCGATCTGGACGCATATCGTCCGCCGGCCGATCACGGACTATCCCGAAGGCAAGTTTCGCTCGGCCTTTGCGGCCGATCTCGATGCAAAATACCGCGCGCGGGTGACCGCCAAGCGCATGTTCGTCAACGAGCTCTACCTGACGCTCATCATGCGCCCGTCCGTTGGATCGGCTGATCGTACCGGCGTGCTCCTTCGACGTCTGGCATCGGCGCGCAAGGAGGGGGCCGAAGTCGACGAGGACGAGCTTGCGCGCTTCGAGGATAAGGCGCGTGACATCGAGAAGCTCCTCGCACGCTGCCGGCCCCGACGCCTCCACTTGTACGAGCATAATGGCCTGATGTTCTCGCAGCCGCTCGAGGTGCTTGAACTGGTGATGATGGGCCGCGCTGGCAGGGTGCCCTTGGTCCGAGGCCATCTCGGCTCCGCCATCTATGGGGAACGGGTAATCTTCGGCCGCGAGACGGTCGAGGTGCGGGCGCATGACACGAGCCGGTTCGTGGGCCTTTTCGGCATCCGCGAATATCCGGCGATGACGCGGCCGGGCCAGATGAATGCGCTCCTCAGCCAAGATTTCGCGTTCGTCGTGACACAGTCCTTCGCGTTCATGGGCAAAGCGCGGGCCTCGGAGCGGTTGCGCCGTCGCCAGAACCAGATGGCCTCGACCGAGGACGCCGCTGCGAGCCAGGCACTTGAGCTGGCCGACGCGGCCGACGATCTGCAGAGCAATCGCTTTGTCCTGGGCGAGCATCATTTCTCGCTCGCGGTCTTCGGTGAAAATCAAAAGCGCCTGGCCGAAAATCTCTCGACCGCCCGGGCGGCGCTCGCCGACGCTGGTCTGGTGGCCGCTCGGGAAGGTCCGGCGCTGGAGGCCGCCTTCTGGTCGCAGCTTCCTGGCAACTTCGCGTGGCGTGCGCGGCCAGCGGCGATCACGTCGCGCAATTTTGCCGCGCTCTCGCCGTTCCACACTTTCCCCGCCGGCAAGCCCGATGGCAATCACTGGGGTGCTGCGATCGCGTTGATGAAGACCGCGGCCCAGTCTCCCTTCTATTTCAATTTTCATGTGAACGATCTTGGCCACACACTGATCATCGGCCCGTCGGGCGGCGGCAAGACTGTCGTCCAGAATTTCCTGATGGCGCAGCTGGAGAAAACCGGCGCGCAGCAGATCTTCATCGACAAGGACCGAGGGGCCGAGATCTATGTGCGGTCATCCGGCGGCACCTATCTGGCGCTTCGCAATGGGGTGCCGACCGGGTTTGCGCCGCTGCGCGCGCTTGAGCAGACCCCTGGCAACATCGTCTTCCTCGGCCGCCTGATCCGACATTTGGTGACCCCCTCGGGCATCCAACTCGGCGTCACGCAGGAGCGGATGATCGACGAGGGCATCCTCTCGATCGGACGCCTTCCCCCGGAGGAGCGGTCCATCCTCGCGCTTCGTCAATTGCTCGGACAGCGCGATCCGGAAGGGATTGGCGCGCGGCTTGAGAAATGGTCGCGCGGCGGCGCACTGGGCTGGGTGTTCGACAATGACCGGGACGAGTTGACCCTCGAGGCCCGGTTCATCGGTTTCGACATGACGGATTTCCTCGACAATCCCGAGATCCGCACGCCGCTCATGATGTACATGTTCCACCGGATCGATGCCCTGCTCGATGGCCGTCGCCTCGTGATCGACATTGACGAGTTCTGGAAGGCGCTGGGCGATGATGCCTTCCGCGCCTTCGCGCAGGACGGCCTGAAGACCTACCGGAAGCAGAATGCCTTTCTGGTGTTCGGGACGCAAAGCCCCGCTGACGCTCTGCGATCGGACATCTCGCACAGCATCATGGAGCAGGTCGCTACCAAAATCCTCTTGCCCAACCCCCACGGCCGAGAGGTCGACTATATCGATGGGCTCGGCCTCACTCGCGCCGAGTTCAAGCTCATCAGAAACGATCTGATCCCCGAAAGCCGGCGGTTTCTGGTCAAGCAGGGTCACGATTCCATCGTGGTGGAACTTGATCTCGGCGGCCTGTCCGACGAGCTGGCCGTCCTCTCGGGCACCACCGAAACCGTCGGAATCCTCGATCAGGTTCGCCGCGAACATGGCGACGATCCCAGTCACTGGCTGCCCGTCTTTCACGAGCGCCGCCGCGCCACCACCAGAAGGAAAGGATAA
- a CDS encoding type IV secretion system protein VirB3, protein MDDEKLREETLFLAVTRPTMWLGVPIEASLPIALAACLTLIVTGNPLYALALAGAFLAIARLIVRHDANAFRLLWLWTTTKARCRNRGWWGGSSYSPLPIDGAKRRGFAHG, encoded by the coding sequence ATGGACGATGAAAAACTCAGGGAAGAAACGCTCTTCCTGGCCGTGACTCGGCCGACGATGTGGTTGGGCGTTCCGATCGAAGCATCGCTGCCCATCGCGCTGGCGGCGTGCCTGACGCTCATCGTCACCGGCAACCCGCTTTACGCTCTTGCGCTAGCCGGGGCCTTTCTGGCCATAGCCCGGCTGATCGTGCGGCACGACGCAAACGCCTTCCGCCTCTTGTGGCTCTGGACAACGACAAAGGCACGATGCCGCAACCGGGGATGGTGGGGCGGTAGCTCCTACTCGCCCCTGCCGATCGATGGGGCGAAACGCCGGGGCTTTGCGCATGGCTAG
- a CDS encoding lytic transglycosylase domain-containing protein — MILELATVVGLAQQCAPTVAVETLVSVVHTESHFNPYAIGVNAKGVAAPKPSDRASAAAAARSLIARGYNIDLGLGQINSANLRWLGLSVEDAFDPCRNLAAAARVLASNYLNVVRSSPSTEVAIATAMSMYNTGSRSRGFGNGYVGRVYASSSVVVPAIRRRAMPEPAALPGPVTPEPTVKQPSAGVRSPRVQEAWDTTAGAQTASLMVFGGASNSSPKGQAE; from the coding sequence GTGATCCTCGAGCTCGCAACCGTGGTCGGACTGGCGCAGCAATGCGCGCCAACGGTTGCGGTCGAAACGCTTGTGTCGGTCGTCCACACCGAAAGTCATTTCAACCCCTACGCCATCGGCGTGAATGCGAAGGGCGTTGCCGCACCCAAACCCAGCGATCGGGCATCGGCCGCTGCAGCCGCGCGATCGCTGATCGCCCGCGGCTACAACATCGATCTGGGTCTGGGGCAAATCAACAGCGCAAACCTGAGGTGGCTCGGCCTGTCGGTCGAGGACGCCTTCGATCCCTGTCGCAATCTCGCCGCAGCCGCGCGCGTGCTGGCTTCCAACTATCTGAACGTTGTTCGCTCCAGCCCTTCTACAGAGGTGGCCATCGCGACCGCCATGTCGATGTACAATACGGGCAGTCGTTCGCGCGGGTTCGGAAATGGCTATGTCGGCCGTGTTTACGCATCTTCGAGTGTCGTCGTGCCAGCGATCAGGCGTCGAGCGATGCCAGAACCCGCCGCTTTGCCCGGGCCAGTGACGCCGGAACCCACAGTTAAGCAGCCTTCGGCGGGCGTTCGCTCGCCGCGCGTCCAAGAGGCATGGGACACCACTGCGGGGGCGCAGACGGCATCTTTGATGGTCTTTGGGGGGGCATCCAACAGTTCACCGAAAGGACAAGCCGAATGA
- a CDS encoding LuxR family transcriptional regulator: protein MITLAEVQAFCTVARAASTPHALLQAVEEITAAMGFRYFALVHHIDLLNPGSTAVRLVSYPRDWVDAFEEGRLYAADPIHRASHTTTIGFAWSKVEAMISLHPRDHAVLAAARSAGLGDGFTIPAHVPGEVNGSCSFAMREGEDLNEEQLPLVQLVGSFAFEAARKIARATIAPIAAAPQLTERQIECVALVARGKTDWEIAKILGVGAETVTQHLKDARDRYGVTKRTMLAIRALFDGAISFTDILR from the coding sequence ATGATCACCCTCGCCGAAGTGCAGGCGTTCTGCACTGTGGCCCGCGCTGCTTCGACCCCTCACGCTCTCCTACAGGCTGTCGAAGAAATTACGGCAGCAATGGGTTTCCGCTATTTCGCGCTCGTGCATCACATCGACTTACTGAACCCCGGAAGCACAGCCGTTCGCCTTGTCAGCTATCCGAGAGATTGGGTTGATGCGTTCGAGGAGGGCCGACTGTACGCTGCTGACCCGATCCATCGTGCAAGCCATACGACGACCATAGGTTTCGCTTGGTCGAAGGTAGAGGCCATGATCTCACTCCATCCGCGGGACCACGCGGTATTGGCAGCGGCTCGATCTGCGGGCCTTGGCGACGGATTCACGATCCCTGCGCATGTCCCCGGCGAGGTAAACGGTTCCTGTTCCTTTGCCATGCGCGAGGGCGAGGATCTCAACGAAGAGCAACTACCGCTTGTCCAGCTTGTCGGCAGTTTCGCATTCGAAGCCGCACGCAAGATAGCGCGCGCCACGATAGCCCCCATCGCGGCCGCGCCGCAACTCACCGAGCGGCAAATCGAATGCGTCGCGCTGGTCGCGCGGGGTAAAACCGACTGGGAAATCGCCAAAATACTCGGAGTCGGTGCCGAAACCGTAACACAGCATCTCAAGGACGCACGTGATCGCTACGGCGTCACCAAACGCACGATGCTCGCCATTCGTGCGCTCTTCGACGGCGCCATTAGCTTCACCGATATTCTGCGCTGA